The genomic interval taaatatttttttccaagatGTGGTGATTTCATAATGTCAAATCTCACACTCATGAAGAGGCTACAACCAAGATTTTTCTCTACTTTCTATCACTCAAGTACTACAGAGCATCTGTTAGAGACATTGACATCACTAACTACTAATCTTGGAAAACAATATAGGATTTCatccatgctttcttctagaaCTTTCACACTTGATTTTATGAGCCACTTAAAGTTTCTACAATTGTTTGGAATGAGGGAAAAAATTGTTTTACCTTTTTTCCATGTGACTTTTCAGACATCCAAGCTGTAGTGAGTTGAATGATGACCCCCCATAAGGCATGCTCTCATTCTCACTCTTGAATTTGTGAATATAACCTTATTTAGaaaaaggatctttgcagatATTATAAAGGTTCTCAAGATAAGATTATCCTTGGTTACCTGGGTATggcctaaatccaatgactggtgtccttataagaaaaaaagGTAGAGGGATATGAGATGGACATATACAAGGGAAAGGGGttatgaagatggaggcagagcttgCAGTGATGAGTCTAAAAGCCAAGGAATATTAAGAATTGCTAACCACCAGTAAAAGCTAGAAAAGATGAGGAATTAATTATCCCTTTGAAAATTTTGAGGGAATAGAGGCCTGCCAACatattgatttcagacttctggtgtCTGGAactcagagaaaaatacatttctgttatttcaagccaccaagtttgtagtATGTTTTTTACAGTAGTCCTAGGAAACTATAAAACCACAAATACATTTGATAATTTCTAGAAAAGTAAAACATCAAATTTGAcccaagtaggaaaaaaaatctcaatagaCCAAATGACCATGATAGAAAATACAGAACTTCCCCTTAAGAATGTATGAGACTTAGATGGTTTCAGAAAGTTCAATCTATGAACCTCTAAAGAGTAAACAATCCAAttctacttaaaatatttcaggacctaaaaaaggagggaaaatttCCAAATTGAACTTTCCAGTGTATTTAATCTTTGGAGTTTTATTCCTTTCTGGAGATTTTTATgggaaaatttatttttgaatttgtgtttatttctacaatgttggggttttttttgttattgctattgtatttatacaatattttttatttattattgaaatattttaatattacatcTAATCTCACTGCAGGTACTTTGATGGTTTTGTTGAATAATATGGCTAaacatagttaaaaataaaagaaaatgtagagcAGGAAGTTATTTATTTAGCCTTGAAGCAAATTTAGTTGATGCATCAATCTGATTCATTTCAGTGCCTGATAGTGACAAAATCTTAACATCCAGTAGTTCTAGTGAGCAGTGATTGATATTGAGGATGAGGCTTATGAGGGTAGAACAGAAATACCTCGTATATTGCTAGTAATGTTTTCCAAGGATGGATAACCGTACCTCAGATTCACCAGAAGCATAATGGTTAAGCTTAATGGGTTAAGACAAAAAGCTGGGGTACATGCCTGTTTATAATCATAAAAGACATTGATCAGTGACATAAAATCAATATTATGCTAAAATGATGTCCACTAGGCCAGGCTAGTAACATCAGTTGTTGGTGAATATGTGGACCACTAGGAACTCATACACTTCttgcagaaatgaagaaaatttggTAATGCTTAGTTAAACTGCACGTGCATATATCCTAACCTAGGTGTCCATGTACATTACCTTGGCCCAAGCATTCTTCCTCCCCAAACTGCTATCTAGACCCACCTTTGCAAGAAGAGCAGCTTGGCATGATGAAGTACATAATGGTATCAGAATTTGCACATTGTCATGTAAAGCCTTTAATTCTAAATGTgatagaaaaacaaagcaaatcaaAATTAAGAGATACTATATGTTGGGTGACACTGGGCATTTGTGGTGTTTTGGAAAGGCAATATGCAAGGATACAGAAGCTTGAGACTGTTTAAAAGAAAGTGAGCTGCTCATTAAAATTTCGTCTTCATCATTGATACTAAaggtctgtctccatttccctctttgGACAAACCCTCATATCCCATATAAGATATTTCTCAGATCAATTCAATACTATAGCATCATCAGACCCAGAGACAGAGCATTAAGAGCTAGTCATGTCCGGGATCTTTCGAATGGTATATGCAGTACAGGGAAGATCTTTTACCTCCAGATTCTTGCGTGGCTCATAGAATGAATTGCATAAAGTGACTTTATTCATATGCTCCTTCTTTAACTTATGCTTTTGAACAGTCAGATAATGTTCCTCAAGACTGAGGATATGATCAATTGCTTTTTTGACATTATTAGGGAGTCCAGTCACAGTGATGATGTTTGCATCTTGGATTCCTCTAGGAGAGAAGTAGATATCGACCTGGAATTGATTCATGATTTTATGAATGGCTTTTCCATGCAATCCAATAATGTGGCCACAGACCTGATTGTTTAGTGAAATTTGCTTAGTGattgttttttcaaaattgtgcaCCATTTTCATTATTGTGTCCTGGGCGGCTATGGCGTTATATTTATATCCTAAGATTGTGATTTGGTCTTGTGTCTCATTGCTCTCTTTTCTTGGAAAATGGATGGTAACTTTATGCTCTAAGCAAATCTGAGCAATAACTAACCCCTTTCGGCCAATGATCTTGGGGTGGTATTTTGGGTCTACGGTGACATTGAGTCTAAAGTTTTTTAATGATCGTTCTTCTATTTCAGCTTGTAAATTCTTGACTCGTTGTTGTAATCTAGTCTTGGCTCGTTCTACATTTGCAGCAAGGCCAGTGATGGAAATGATATCAAACTCTAACCCAGGTGATGGTATCTGGATATTAACTTCAAAGTCATCTATTATCTTGTGTACCTCACTTCCTTTCTGACCAATGATGTCATGGTGTAAGTCAAAGGGCACATGTACTTCAGTAGTGATGGGAATTAAAGCCTCAAGGgcttccacagtggcttcacacTTCTTCTTTGGGCCTGAGATCAATATGGTGTCACATTTTCTTGGGGAAATAGAAGCAGCTCCTAAGGTGCTCTTTTCCCCAACTTCTTCCTTATTTTCCAGAACAGCAGGCTCTGTATTAGTAAGTGGAATCTCCTCTCTATCTGGGAATTTGATTTGAACACTATAATCTCTACTGATTTGTCTGACTCGAGAACACATTGGTCCCATGAAAAAATCATGGAACTTCTGGGGAATAACACATTCTATTGTGACTGCCGTATCCAAGTCCTCAATAATCTCCTGAATATGTTTCTTGGCTGCTTCCACACAAGGCTTTGCTCCTTTGATTGTGactttgttacttttttctcCCAAACATGAAAAGTTAATAATCACACCACCATATTCCTCAGTCATTTCCCGTGACACCTCACCCCTTTGCATAAAAAAATGCTGGTGGTACGTGGGATTTATCACTATGATGTCCTCTACCACGTTATCTAGATTTGTAATTAGATCCTCTAGTTTCTTTTGTGTATCTTTGACTGCCTTCTCTGTCCCTAGGATCGTTAACAATTCTTGATCCATGTCCTCAGGGATAGGGAAAAGGACACGTGCTCCAGTCTCTTCACAGACTCTGGGAACATCACCACCATTTTTACTCATGAGGAATTTATGATACTCTGGTCTGACATGGAGTACCACAGAATAACACTTGGCTTTTTCTTCTTCTACTAGTTGCAGGAGCATTTTCTTGGCCTTCTCAACACTTTGGGCAGGTCCCCTAATAATAGCTCTTTGAAGTCCTGAGTTACCTTTTGGAAAGTAGATGTGGATATTTCCACATTCTTCTATAATTGCACTAATCAAACAGTCTTTAGAGTCAATAAAGGATTTGTGTAGATTGGAAGGAATAGGAATTTCCACTTCTGAAATATTGGCCATATCTTTCTGAATTGAAAGGATCAAATCACAAGCCATTTCACAGTTGGCTGGCTTTCCAGTGATGACAATATTTTCTGAGTTGCTGCTCGCTGCTGGAAGGACAATTTTGGTGTTGCTTGCAGCACAGATTTTTTTGATGTTTGCACCTCCTTTTCCAATaatatttttgtgaagctttttgaAAATAGGAACAGTTATGGAATAGTTACTTTCTTCGATGTCTGTCACCACATTCTCCAAATATTGTGCGCATTTTTCTAATTCATGTTTTGGCCCTCTAAGCTGGATAATGTCACTTTTTTGTGCTGGGTCTGGAAAATTGATTACAACTTCTGGAAATTTCTTATGGATGTCACGTATCTGTACACCTTTGTGCCCAATGATTGCCTGGTGAAATCTTTGCTCAATGATTAAGTCCTTTTGCTCCTTTTCTAAATGAGAAGCAAGTTCAAGAAGTTCTCTCTTGGCCTGTTGGACCCCTTGAGATTCTCCCTCAATTCTGATCatgttattcttttcattttcaggtGAGATTAGCACAGAAACTCTATTCCTCTCTCTAATTCGGTTTATGGTAGCACCTTTCTTCCCTATCAGGTGTTTATGAAACTTACAGTCAACATTAATCTCTGCATAATCCATCCTGTTGATTAAGTCTTTGACTATGACCTCAATTTGTTCTTGAGCATAACTCACATCTTCTATTGGCCCGTCTATtgtaattttatcttttccagtAAAATTTATACGAACTTCTGGCATGTTCTGAGTAATTGTGGATATATTACAACCTTTCTTACCAATAATAAATCTGTGAAGccaggaaggtacagagatggaGGAAAGAGTATAAGCCTTGGTCTTCGAGTGGGCTTCAGTAAATGCCTTCCTTAAACTTTCAGGCTTATGGTGGTACGTCACAGAATCTGACGTGCTCTCTGAAGGTAAACTCTCAATGGAAATTCCAGTTCTTTCCAGGATTTCCTGAACTGAATTGCTGTTGGGACCTATTGTACAGTTGTGCTGCATTCTTATCTCCACATCTGTGGATGTGGTTTTCTCTTTAGTATTCTCAGAAATCTTCTTGACACAATCTTGAATCTGATCTGGTTGTTGCTTTTTTCCAGGAAAGCTTATTTGTGTCTGATTGGCACTAGATGGTGAAATGTGGATGTCTGCCCCCATTTCCTGTAGGCTTTTGTCAGAAGTTTTATTGTATGGTCCAGCAGTGAAAGGATGAAATGCCTTTCCCACGTCTAACCTTTCCATAGCACACTTGTCTTGTTCCACAGACATAAGTAAGACTTCATGTGGAGCCTTTTTCATGACCTCTTTGGTGCCAGCAATATTGGTCTGGGTGCTGTGGTTAACTGTGCATAAGGTCTGAATATCGGTTGcagctttttgtttttggtctggTAGTTTTTCTCCAGTCTTGTCTAAAATAAAGCAAAGATGGTCTTTGGGAACGGAAACTATAGTTAAAACTTGTTTCTTAAAACGTGCACAAATCTCCTTCTGAGCTTTCATGACAGTTTCTGGCTTACCAGACACTATTATGAAGAGGCCTTGGTTTTTGACAAAAGTTATTTCTAGGTTGGCACCAGTTCTCTGCATGATGTCTAGATGGAAATTTGCTTGTCTACCTTCCTTAAACTGATTCACATATTGTTTCTCTTCCAGAGGCATATAAAAAGCTTGAGTGATGGCTGAGGTCATGATAGATTGACTGTTATTGTTCGAGAATGCAGCTGGTTCTTGAGCATTTTCCAACCAATTTGTTTTCTCTAGCTGCTGAGTGAACTGATCTTTGTAGATGGGAGTGTGAAGGTCCTCTTCTGAACTTAAAGCAGTAACATTATTGTCTTTTTGGATATATTTACTTCGGCGCTCAGTTACATTTTCTTTGGGATTCATTGTTGATTGTTAACTATTCAGATGTGTCGCAGCTAAATGATCAGTAGCCTGAAAATTCTTCTTGTCGCTGCCTTTTTGCATTGTTACTGtgtgggaaaaaagaaatatttgaaagctGTAATTCCTttccaaattaatctataaacccaaaccaataaaaaatgaaatcttaataTTTAAAACAGTTTGACAAAATGTCCAAGGTTCATCTATTTTACCTTTATAAAAGTACCAAGATAAGGCTCAAAGTATAGGGATGGTGAGGAAACAGCCACTATTTTGCCTAAGCTAGTGTCATCATTTTTTGACCCTTAGCACTATTGGCTGcaaataacttttggaaaaatataattCTCTAGTCTTCAATAATACCATATTTAtaggttttcctatttttaacacctttttgaagaataatttatatactataaaattcacACAGTCTATGCatacattttaatgatttttatttttattttttttaacattttttattgatttataatcattttaatgatttttagttaatttacagtgttgtacacCATCACAACAATCCAGTTTTAGGACATTTCTATCACCCCAAGACATTCCTCATGCTCATTTTCAGGCAATCCTGTTTCCACTCCCAGGCAAACACTATTTATTTTCCCTCTATAAGCTTGCCTTTTCTGgacttttaatataaaaaattatcaTATCAGCCAGTGAGacaaagatgaaatcaaaaggtaaagttaaaaaatatatatgtgtcaaaagaaataaaaatggaaccaCAACATACCAAAACCTATGGGGTGCAGTTCTAGATGGAAGTTTAGAACAATGAATGCATATagtaagaaattagaaagttccccccaaacaacctaactttacaactATAGAAACTAAAAATGAAAGCATAAAGTAAACCCAATGTttgcagaaaaaaaggaaataacaaagatgagagcagaaataagagaccagaaaaaaataggaaaaagaaaaaactaagagATAGCTTTTCAAAACGgtaaacaaaactaacaaatctttagctagactaactcagaaaaaagacagaagatttaaataaaataaaaaatgaaagagggggTACTACAACCATTGGAAATGCATTGGATGAAAAGAAACTGCTATAAGCAATTATTttccaacaaattggataacctagaagaaatatataAGTTCTTTGAAACATACATCCTACCAAGActtaaagaggaagaaatagaaaatctgaatagaccaatGAGTATGAAGATTGAATCAGTGATCAAAAATTTCCCAACACAGAAAATCCCAGGACcaagatggtttcactggtgaattttaccaaacgtTTAAAGAATAGTTAATACCAGTTGTtctcaaaattctcaaaaaaagacTTTACACTTTCAGACTTTACAAGGCCTGCATTACCCTGTTACTGaagccagataaagacactacaaaagaagaaaactatagaccaatatccctgatgaatatagatgcaaatatTTTCAACAGAATATTAACAAATGGAATTTAACAACACATTTGATGACTATACACCgtaaccaagtgggatttatccctgagATACAAAGAGGTTTCAACGtaaagagctcaataaatatgaTACACTACATAAATAGAATGAAGggtaaaaatcatataattatcTCAATAGCTGTATAAAAACCTTTTGACAAATAACAATGCCCTTTCATTAAAACCCTCAACAAACTGGGCATAGAAAGAACATACTTCAAattaataaaggccatatataacaAATATACAGCTAAAAGTATACTCAATGGTACAATACTGAAAGCTTTTTgtccaagatcaggaacaagacaaggatgtccagtctcaccactcttattcagcatagtactggaagtcctagctggAAAAATTAggcaagacaaaagaaaaaaaaggcatccaaattggataGAAAGAACAAGATTGCAGATtatatgatcttatatatagaaaatccaaagactcaaagaaaaaaaactgttggAACTAATCAACAAGTTTGGTAAAGTTTCAAGGTACAAAATCAGCatgcagaaatcagttgcatttctgtacattaacaacaaaatatctgaaaaaaataaaactatctcaTTTGCAATAGcattaaaagcaataaaatacttaagaataaatgcATCCAAGGAATTGAAAGATGTATACAATTAAAACTATACAatcttgatgaaagaaattaaagatgcaaacaaatggaaagatattccatgttgaTCTGAAAaagtaatatttctaaaattttcatacTACCTTAAGTCATTTATAGATTCAACatgatccctatcaaaattccaacggAATATTTCACAACAGTAGAAAAACCAGTCTAAGGATTttaatggaatcacaaaagacctcaaatggTGGTAAAGCAATTCTGAGAAAGGACAAAGTCAGAAGCatcatgcttcctgatttcaagctTCACTACAAAGTTATTGTAATTAAAATGGTATGGTACTGATGTAAAAATAGACACATCAATCAGTGGAGCAGACTACAGAGTTCACAAAttaatctcttcttataaagcCCTTCAaaagggaaaggatagtctctgcaacaaatggtgttgggaaaactgcatacccacatgcagaagaatgcaactggacccctatcttacactgctcacaaaaaattaacttgaaatggatcaaagacataaacataagacCTAATACTCtaaaagtagaagaaaacataagaaataagcattggtcttggcaacaacattttgaatatgacaccaaaagcacaatcaatgaaacagaaatcagCAAATAGGATTATATCAAACAAAACAGTTTCTGCacagcagaagaaagaataaaaaagatgaaaaggcaacctatggaataggagaaaatattttcaaattatatatcaaataaagggttaatatccaaactatataaagaactcatacaactcaataataaaaaataaacaatctgatTTTAGGGCAGAGgcactgaatagacatttttccaaagaagatatctaAATGGCCACCAggtacatgaagagatgctcaccatcactaagccagggaaatgcaaaccaaaactataatgagatagcacctcatacctgttagaatggcttacatcaaaaagacaagaaagaagttttggcaaggatgtggagaaaagggaacccttgtatccTGTTGGTGAGAATACAAATTAGTTTAGGTTTTATGGTAAGCCATATGGAAGTttctataaaacataaaaatagaactactgtacgAGCctacaatttcacttctgggtatatattcaaatagaataaaaacagGATAGGGAATAGATATATacactcccatgtttattgcagcattattcccaatagccaagatatcagaacaacttaagtgtccatgaATAAAGAAATTACAGGCTGGGCCAGGATGGCGGAGTAGATGGGCATCTAGCTCACCTTCTCTTATGAATACAGCAAAACCACACCTACATATGGAACAAAtcacacagaatacctactgaactttggcagaatatctttcacatcagaaataaaaggaaatccttaaaaaactgataagtttctactgtatagcacaggtaactatattcaatatcttatagtaacctataatgaaaaagaatataaaaaggaatatctatgtatatatatgacagaacaccagaaattgacacaacattgtaaactgactatactacaattttaaaaaaagaacttgcaatatatattaattattcagccatgagagaaagaaattctaccatttgcaacaacatggaaggCCCGTGGTAGCATTATGCTGTATGAGATAAGTtgaatagagaaagacaaatactatatgatctcacttatacatggaaactTAAAAAGCTGAACTTGTTAAAACAGAGAGTACAATAGTGGTAaccagaggctgggggtggaggaatTGGGGATACGatgtttaagggtacaaacttggAACTAGTAGATAAATAAACCCTGTAGATCAaatacacagcatagtgattatagaCACTACTGTATTATAAACTCCATAGATCCTAAGAGATTATATCTTAATTAttcccaccacaaaaaaaaatgatacttatGTGACATGGTAGAGGTGTCAGCTAACTCTATGGTGGCAATTATATtgcaatatacaaatatatcaaATCAGTATGTTGTATATCCAAAACCTACACAATGTTACGTATcagttttatctcaataaaacaggttttaaattattttaaaaatacaatcaaaagCACTTGATAAACCCATGCTGCTATCCTTCATATTATCTAGTGGATTCCCACTgcaattagaataaaataaaaacattaagtgAAGCTATATGAAATCAccaatatttgattatttttagctATGAAAAGACTTTTGATCTAATTATTTTGGGGCCCTTTAGATGCTTTAGGACCTGATCCCTTTCAACTTCAATTGTTTCATCTACCAACCATTTTTCTACTCATTCACTGTGTTACTGCTACGTTGGTCCATCTATTGCTTGGCCATGTCTTGTGCAATTATTCTTTCAAGACTTAGCATTTGCTAGTTCATCCATTTGCAAACCTCTTATTTTTGGGTCTCCTGTACTTTCCTCCTCTTATCATTCACTTCAAACATCATCTTAACTGAAGTGTTATTTCCTAAAAGAGGACTTCTCTGCCTGGCTTAACTAAGTAACCTCTTCATCCTATCACTTTGCTCTTTTCCTTATAAGCTATCTATTTTCTTCAGTGGCGCAGTTAGGGTCTGTCTCTGTTTcctaacacatacacacacagagaatggGATGTAAACTCCTTGATTTCAAGAATTTGGCTTGTTCGCTGCTGCATTTGCATTGCCTAGTAAGGTGTGTGTCATGCTCGAAGCAGTGAAAATTTGTTTTGTGGCTGATATTTCAAAAgccaagcaggaaaaaaaaaaacagaatgaaatacagaaaaatcatATCCTATTGAACATAAAGTGACACTTAAGAAATTGATGCAATCAATATAGCAGGAAAATAGTACTGGatgtaaataaaagagaaaatttgaatggccaagagaaaaaaattaatacagatTCTCTAATActtaggaaaacaaataaaatatcaataatatTACCATCTTCATAATAGTAGCAAATATTAAAAAGCTTAACCAAAATAAGTTTTGATGAGGACAATTCCTACCTTCAGttagtgattttattttgttgctgacCTGTACCAAACAGTTCACGGAACTGTACTGCTCAATGAACCACCCTTTGATTAGCAATAGACTAGGATGTGGGGGATGGACATTCTACTAATGCAAGTTCAACTGTTAGAAGCAATTTTTGGAGCAATTTGTCAATATTTAGTTAATTGGGCACACTCTTTACTCCAGGGTtaaatttctaagaaaaaaaaatacttgcctGTTTGAATCAGGAACATTTATCAGTATGCTTATATCAGAACTGCCccattaataaacaatttaagatCAAAGCCATAACCATAAATAAAAAAGATGCTTACCTATTTGTGGCATGTTAatccattcaatggaatactaaatATGTGATTAGATAAACTACATTAACATGTACCTATATATATAGATACCAATGACAAAAATAAGTcaaatatgtttaatatttttatagcttcATACAATCTCtatatttaaaatcacatttaaatctttaatgatGCTATACTTTGTGAATATTTGGTGTGTATTTTGCATGTGTGTAGTAAAGTCTTTAGAATATATATAAGGATAGATTTAACTAATAGATCTGGGCCCAGGGATGGGATTCAGTGGTActacacttttaaaatattaagtagtGCTTTAATCAATTCAAGTTTCTGTCTATATCAATACTTAATAGGAGTTTTTGCACTCAGAACTTTTTGaggaaaatttaaatattgataaTAAATGACTAGGGTTCATACTTTTGTAATGAGTCTCTTACATTTCATTATGTATGTTCATAAAAAGTGAGCTATAACAAATGGACTTACCCGGGGTGAGATGTTATTAATTAAGAATTTTCAGTTACAAGAATAATCTGTTACTGTGACTTCCCTGATGTGTTTCAGGCTGCTCTCCTTTCATCCAGAGTCTCAAAATTCCTACATCAAGAAAATATACAGTTTaggttttaatataaatataaatgttttgaaatgaatgaaatgataGAATATCAAAATTTGCTGGAAGTAGCTAAAGGATTAAAAGTAAATGTGTAGCCATAAGTGCcaagaacagaagagaaaatctCAAATTAGCCATCTAGGCATCcatcttaagaaactagaaaaaaaaaaaaagcaaaggcaaGAAAGCAAACAATAAAGGGTAcaaatactttaaagaaaaaaacagaataacaatactgaaaatcaacaaaatcaagaggtttgtaaaaaaaaaatcaacaaaacttatAAACCTCTAGTCATACTGATCAATTTTTAAACAATACAAATTGCTAATACCAACCATGATAGAGGTGACATCACAAGAAAAtcttcattaattaaaaaaagataatattttaaaactctcctTTTAAAGGCAATGATATTCAAAATATGCCTGGAGGAAGAATATTTCCACAAGATGTTCTTGGTTATACCAAAAAACAAATCATTAATTaaataaagttagaaaaaattataataaaaaattaaacaagtaaTTTTTTAGGTCTTTTCAAAGCATCCAAGAAAAttatataatgaatataatttCCCAGTTTACTGGA from Vicugna pacos chromosome X, VicPac4, whole genome shotgun sequence carries:
- the LOC102536013 gene encoding vigilin-like isoform X2, producing the protein MTSAITQAFYMPLEEKQYVNQFKEGRQANFHLDIMQRTGANLEITFVKNQGLFIIVSGKPETVMKAQKEICARFKKQVLTIVSVPKDHLCFILDKTGEKLPDQKQKAATDIQTLCTVNHSTQTNIAGTKEVMKKAPHEVLLMSVEQDKCAMERLDVGKAFHPFTAGPYNKTSDKSLQEMGADIHISPSSANQTQISFPGKKQQPDQIQDCVKKISENTKEKTTSTDAYTLSSISVPSWLHRFIIGKKGCNISTITQNMPEVRINFTGKDKITIDGPIEDVSYAQEQIEVIVKDLINRMDYAEINVDCKFHKHLIGKKGATINRIRERNRVSVLISPENEKNNMIRIEGESQGVQQAKRELLELASHLEKEQKDLIIEQRFHQAIIGHKGVQIRDIHKKFPEVVINFPDPAQKSDIIQLRGPKHELEKCAQYLENVVTDIEESNYSITVPIFKKLHKNIIGKGGANIKKICAASNTKIVLPAASSNSENIVITGKPANCEMACDLILSIQKDMANISEVEIPIPSNLHKSFIDSKDCLISAIIEECGNIHIYFPKGNSGLQRAIIRGPAQSVEKAKKMLLQLVEEEKAKCYSVVLHVRPEYHKFLMSKNGGDVPRVCEETGARVLFPIPEDMDQELLTILGTEKAVKDTQKKLEDLITNLDNVVEDIIVINPTYHQHFFMQRGEVSREMTEEYGGVIINFSCLGEKSNKVTIKGAKPCVEAAKKHIQEIIEDLDTAVTIECVIPQKFHDFFMGPMCSRVRQISRDYSVQIKFPDREEIPLTNTEPAVLENKEEVGEKSTLGAASISPRKCDTILISGPKKKCEATVEALEALIPITTEVHVPFDLHHDIIGQKGSEVHKIIDDFEVNIQIPSPGLEFDIISITGLAANVERAKTRLQQRVKNLQAEIEERSLKNFRLNVTVDPKYHPKIIGRKGLVIAQICLEHKVTIHFPRKESNETQDQITILGYKYNAIAAQDTIMKMVHNFEKTITKQISLNNQVCGHIIGLHGKAIHKIMNQFQVDIYFSPRGIQDANIITVTGLPNNVKKAIDHILSLEEHYLTVQKHKLKKEHMNKVTLCNSFYEPRKNLEVKDLPCTAYTIRKIPDMTSS
- the LOC102536013 gene encoding vigilin-like isoform X1 — protein: MTSAITQAFYMPLEEKQYVNQFKEGRQANFHLDIMQRTGANLEITFVKNQGLFIIVSGKPETVMKAQKEICARFKKQVLTIVSVPKDHLCFILDKTGEKLPDQKQKAATDIQTLCTVNHSTQTNIAGTKEVMKKAPHEVLLMSVEQDKCAMERLDVGKAFHPFTAGPYNKTSDKSLQEMGADIHISPSSANQTQISFPGKKQQPDQIQDCVKKISENTKEKTTSTDVEIRMQHNCTIGPNSNSVQEILERTGISIESLPSESTSDSVTYHHKPESLRKAFTEAHSKTKAYTLSSISVPSWLHRFIIGKKGCNISTITQNMPEVRINFTGKDKITIDGPIEDVSYAQEQIEVIVKDLINRMDYAEINVDCKFHKHLIGKKGATINRIRERNRVSVLISPENEKNNMIRIEGESQGVQQAKRELLELASHLEKEQKDLIIEQRFHQAIIGHKGVQIRDIHKKFPEVVINFPDPAQKSDIIQLRGPKHELEKCAQYLENVVTDIEESNYSITVPIFKKLHKNIIGKGGANIKKICAASNTKIVLPAASSNSENIVITGKPANCEMACDLILSIQKDMANISEVEIPIPSNLHKSFIDSKDCLISAIIEECGNIHIYFPKGNSGLQRAIIRGPAQSVEKAKKMLLQLVEEEKAKCYSVVLHVRPEYHKFLMSKNGGDVPRVCEETGARVLFPIPEDMDQELLTILGTEKAVKDTQKKLEDLITNLDNVVEDIIVINPTYHQHFFMQRGEVSREMTEEYGGVIINFSCLGEKSNKVTIKGAKPCVEAAKKHIQEIIEDLDTAVTIECVIPQKFHDFFMGPMCSRVRQISRDYSVQIKFPDREEIPLTNTEPAVLENKEEVGEKSTLGAASISPRKCDTILISGPKKKCEATVEALEALIPITTEVHVPFDLHHDIIGQKGSEVHKIIDDFEVNIQIPSPGLEFDIISITGLAANVERAKTRLQQRVKNLQAEIEERSLKNFRLNVTVDPKYHPKIIGRKGLVIAQICLEHKVTIHFPRKESNETQDQITILGYKYNAIAAQDTIMKMVHNFEKTITKQISLNNQVCGHIIGLHGKAIHKIMNQFQVDIYFSPRGIQDANIITVTGLPNNVKKAIDHILSLEEHYLTVQKHKLKKEHMNKVTLCNSFYEPRKNLEVKDLPCTAYTIRKIPDMTSS